The proteins below are encoded in one region of Cololabis saira isolate AMF1-May2022 chromosome 13, fColSai1.1, whole genome shotgun sequence:
- the LOC133458231 gene encoding synapse-associated protein 1-like yields the protein MLKNWGAWLGKENGQVGEERKSGLEEKNKDKKPTNVGENEQRTEQIPPQVEQKSKSFSGYISNFASNASKKLSESVIGTAETLKKSVEEGKLSEIIEKTILGDFQREQERFLKEKNNQKYGAAVPPWVGYSEEDTIQEQILALSADKRNFSRDPPAGVQFHFDFGQMYPVAMVMLEEDELLRKMRFHLVPKQVREEIFWRNYFYRVSLIKQSAQLRALAVQQASKAEDSHQNDAVKRQSFPAAYSPKSNEINDDDLHKGVDQLVLSKNKHPHSQQEETPDWERELQEELEEYDVLLDNESHDENWDREIEEMLKDDS from the exons ATGTTAAAGAACTGGGGAGCTTGGCTTGGAAAAGAAAATGGGCAAGTTGGAGAAGAAAGAAAGTCTGGTctcgaggaaaaaaataaagacaagaaACCGACAAATGTTGGTGAAAACGAGCAGAGAACAGAACAAATACCGCCTCAAGTTGAGCAAAAATCTAAAAGTTTCAGTG GTTATATATCTAATTTTGCCAGCAACGCCTCTAAGAAGTTGTCCGAGTCTGTAATTGGAACAGCAGAAACCTTAAAGAAAAGCGTGGAGGAGGGAAAACTAAGTGAAATTATTGAAAAG ACCATCCTGGGGGATTTCCAGAGAGAACAAGAAAGatttctgaaagaaaaaaacaatcaaaaatatG GTGCTGCTGTGCCACCATGGGTTGGTTATTCTGAAGAGGACACCATACAAGAGCAGATTTTAGCTCTCTCCGCT GACAAGAGAAATTTTTCGAGAGACCCTCCTGCTGGTGTCCAGTTTCATTTTGACTTTGGCCAGATGTATCCTGTCGCCATGGTGATGCTGGAGGAAGATGAGCTTCTCAGAAAGATGCGCTTCCATCTGGTCCCCAAACA GGTGAGAGAGGAGATCTTCTGGAGGAATTACTTCTACCGGGTGTCTTTGATTAAACAATCAGCCCAGCTCAGAGCTCTTGCAGTGCAACAGGCTTCAAAAGCCGAGGATTCTCATCAGAATG ATGCAGTTAAACGTCAGTCTTTCCCTGCTGCCTACAGTCCTAAATCAAATGAG ATAAACGATGATGACCTGCACAAAGGAGTGGACCAGCTGGTTCTGTCCAAGAACAAACATCCGCACTCACAGCAGG agGAGACGCCGGACTGGGAGAGGGAATTGCAGGAGGAGCTTGAGGAGTACGATGTGCTGCTTGATAATGAGAGCCACGATGAAAATTGGGACAGAGAGATCGAGGAGATGCTCAAGGATGACAGTTAG